The DNA region CGGCGAAACACCCCCAAAAGACCCAATCCGGCCTACGGCCTACTTGGTACTGCCCCATTCAGTAGCGCTCCTGATCCCTACCCATGGAATCAGAACATCGTTTGATCCTGCTCCCCCTCGCCGCGCCCGCAGCACCAGTTCGCTAAGGATCCGGGCTGAGCTGGTTTCGCTGGTTTCCAGTTGTTTGACCCGGCTGCCTGGAGTAAGGTGGGGCATGAAGGTTGCCATGGCATTCGGAATGGCGCTCGTCATTGCCGCGGTGGGTACGGTTTGGGCGCAAAAACCAGAAAAGAGCACTATGCAACTGACCAGCGCTGCATTTACAGAGGGTGAGGCGATTCCAGTCAAATACACCTGTGAGGGCAAAAATGTTTCTCCGCCGCTGGCGTGGAGCGGCGTGCCTGCCGGGGCCCGGAGCCTGGCCTTGATAGCTGACGACCCGGATGCCCCCTCGGGAACGTGGGTGCATTGGGTGGTGTACGGCCTGCCGGGCGACGCCAAGGAACTTGCCGAAGACCTACCCAAGGGCCAATACATCGCGGACGGGGCCAAACAAGGGCTGAATGATTTCAAACACCTCGGTTACGGCGGTCCTTGTCCGCCTCCGGGCAAAGCGCATCATTACTTTTTCAAGCTTTATGCCCTGGACACGCCGCTTGATTTAAAGCCGGGCGCGACCAAAAGTGATCTTGAACGGGCGATACAGGAGCATATTCTGGCGGAAGGGCAATTGATGGGGACATATAAACGGAAATAGACGTATGGAAACGATAGCGAGTATTTGCCTTGGCATCGGCTTGAGCGCTGCGTGCGGGTTCAGAGTCTTTGTCCCGTTGCTGATGATGAGCCTGGCCGGCCTTTCGGGGCATATTTATCCGGCTCCGGGTTTTGAATGGATCGGCTCCTACCCGGCGCTGGTGGCCTTTTCGGTGGCGACTTGCCTGGAAATCGCGGCTTATTACATTCCCTGGGTGGACCACCTGTTGGATACGATTGCGTCACCTGCGGCGGTGATTGCCGGCATCCTGGTCAGCGCTTCACTCTTCACCGATGTCAGTCCTTTCCTGCGTTGGACGCTGGCCATCATAGCCGGGGGAGGCGCGGCGGGATTGGTCCAGGGCACGACGGTGATGGCACGCGGGGCTTCTGGAATTTCCACGGCGGGTCTGGCGAATCCGATTGTATCAACCGTTGAATTGGCCGGAGCGATTCTGACTTCGCTCCTCACTTTGATAGCCCCAGTCCTGGCCGTCCTATTGATGGCAATGTTGCTGCTCGTGCTGGGTCTCAAATGGTTTCGCTCGCACCGTCCGCAGCCTGGGCCAGCAAAACCGGGCATCCCCTGATACTTTTCGGTATTGGAGAACCAAACCGCGAACACCCGCTTGGCTGGGTATCGGCCTGGGTCTCAGGAACTGCTAATTCCAAGCGTTGAACGTCGAACATCCAACGTCGAACCTAATGCCGTATGACCAAGACCGCGTTATTATTTGCAGGCCAAGGCGCCCAGACCGCCGGCATGGGAGGGGACCTGGCACGAGTTTTTCCTTCGGCCAGGGCCTGGTTTGAACGCGCCAATGCCGCACTCGGCTATGATTTGGCGGCAATCTGCTTTGAAGGGCCGGAAGCCGAATTAACCAAGACGGAAAACGCGCAACCGGGGATTTTTGTTGTGAGCTGGGTGGCGCTTCAGCTTTTGCAGGAGGGCCCTAAGCCGCTCGAATTTCAAGCCACTGCGGGCTTGTCGCTGGGCGAATTCACGGCCCTCAGCGCGGCAGGCGCTCTGAGTTTTGAGGATGGCTTAAGAATCGTGCGTCAGCGTGGCCGCTTTATGCAGGAAGCGTGCGAAGCCACCCAAGGCGGGATGGCAGCCATTATCGGTTTGGACGAGAAGCAGACACGGGAGATATGCGACGAGGCAGGGGTTGTTTTGGCCAACCTGAATTGCCCCGGCCAATTGGTCATTTCCGGGCCTGTCCAGCAGGTAGCCCGGGCCTGTGAATTGGCCAAAGCCAAAGGGGCGCGGCGTGCGCTGCCGCTCGCTGTGGCTGGGGCATATCATTCGCCATTGATGGCGGGGGCCCAAGCGAGACTGCAAATCCAACTGCAAGGCCAACTGTTCAACTCGCCGCGGGTGCCGGTCATTTCCAATGTGACCGCCCGACCCCACGAGGGTCCCGAGGCCATCCGCGCTCGACTGACCGAGCAGGTCACTGCGTCGGTGCGTTGGGAGGAATCGATGCGTTACCTGCTCGGGGACGGATTCACCCGGTTCATCGAGTTGGGGCCTGGCACCGCCCTGAGCGGCTTTCTGTGGCGAATTGATAAAACTGCGCACGTGTTGAACGTAGCGGACGTGGCGAGCCTGGAGAGCACACTTAAGGCATTGGAAACTTGATTACCGCTGGTTTATGCCATATCACCTTGGCGCATGAGCCAGCTTGCCAACCACGTTGCAATCGTCACCGGCGCCGGGCGTGGCATTGGGCGGGCCATAGCCCTTAAATTCGCGGCCGAAGGCGCAGACATCGCCTGTGTATCGCGAACGGCGGAAAATTCCGACAAAGTGGCCAATGAGGTGAGGGCCTTGGGCAGGCGGGCCTGGCCGCTTGCGATAGATGTGGCAGATGCCAAAGCGGTGAGCGCCGCGGCGGAGACCGTTTTGGCCGAGGCAGGCCGGGTCGATATTCTCGTCAATAATGCCGGGGTGACTCGAGACGGTTTGCTCATGCGCATGAGCGACGCCGATTGGGACCTGGTGCTGAATACGAATCTGAAAGGCGCTTTTCTGTTCACCCGGGCTTTGACACGAGCTTTTCTCAAGCAGCGTTCGGGGCGAATTATCAACATCTCGTCGGTGGTTGGGCTGATGGGCAATGCCGGGCAATGCAACTACGCGGCCAGCAAAGCCGCCCTCATCGGCTTTACAAAGTCGGTGGCCCGCGAGCTGGCCTCTCGGGGCATTACGGCCAACGCGGTGGCGCCCGGCTTTATCGAGACCGACATGACAGCCGCCCTAAATGCCCAGGCGCGCGAGCAGGTCCTCAAAAGCATCCCGCTGGGCGGCTTTGGGCAGCCAGAAGACATCGCGCAAGCGGCGTTGTTTCTGGCAGGTTCCGCCGGGCGTTATGTCACCGGGCAGGTGCTCACTGTCGATGGCGGAATGGCAATGTAAAAAATTCCATTTCAGGGCTTGACGCTCCCGGGCAGGTAGCATAGACAACTGCAAAACTTAGAACTGGAGTTAACCATGGCTGAGAAATCAATTGAGCAACGAGTCAAAGACATCATCGTCGAGCAGTTAGGCGTCAACCCGGACCAGGTGACTCCGGACGCCAAATTCATCGAGGATCTGGGCGCCGACTCGCTGGACACGGTGGAGTTGGTCATGGCCCTCGAGGAGGAGTTCGGCCACGAGATTCCAGATGAGCAGGCTGAGAAGCTTCAAAGCGTGGGCGACGTCATCAAGTATATCGAAGACCAGCAGCAAAAGTAATGGCCAATCGATCACTTTCGGGGCAGCTTGGACTGGTGTCAGCTTGAGCTGCCCCGTTTGATTTATGCCGAGCAACTGGACAGAACGCAGGGTGGTCGTCACGGGTCTTGGGGTGGTCTCGGCCCTGGGCAATGAGGTCGAGAGCTTCTGGAAGCGCTTGGTTGGCGGGGAATGCGGCATTGACCGCATCGGGTCTTTTGATGCATCGGGCTTCGATACTCAAATCGCCGCGGAGGTAAAACAGTTCGATCCGGCTCCGGCCTTTCCCTCGCCCAAAGAGGTCCGGCGCACGGATCGCTTCTCGCAATTTGGGGTTTACGCCGGCTGGCAGGCCATCCGAGATTCGGGCCTCGACCTGGACCGTATCAACCGTGACGAAGCCGGCGTTTTCATCGGTTCCGGCATTGGCGGGCTGGAAACCGTAACCGAGCAGCACACAATTCTGCTCGAACGCGGCCCGGGGCGGCTCTCGCCGTTCATGATCCCGATGCTCATCTCGAATATGGCCTCGGGGCTATTTTCGATGTACCACCACCTGCGCGGACCCAATTTCGCCACTTGCTCGGCCTGCGCGACCGCCAACCACGCCCTGGGCGAGGCCTGGCGCACCATCAAAATGGGCGATGCCCAGATCATGTTCGCCGGTGGCGCTGAGGCAACGGTTGTGCCCATTGGGATTGGAGGCTTCTGCGCCATGCGGGCCATGAGCACTCGCAATTCCGATCCCAAACATGCCTCACGACCCTTTGACAAGGAGCGCGATGGATTTGTCATGGGCGAAGGCGCCGGGGTGGTCGTCCTGGAAGAACTCGAACATGCCAAGGCTCGCGGGGCGCGCATCTACTGTGAGCTGGCCGGCTACGGCAATACCGCCGATGCCCATCATTTAACTGCGCCCGCTCCTTCCGGGGAAGGCGCTGCTCGCTGCATGCGAATGGGTTTGCGCAATGCCGGCCTTAACCCAGCCGATGTTTCGTACATCAACGCGCACGGCACTTCGACGCCCCAGGGCGACATCGCCGAAACTCAGGCCGTCAAAACCGTTTTTGGCGAATACGCCCGCAAGGTGGCGGTCAGCTCCACCAAAGGCGCCACCGGCCATATGCTGGGCGCAGCCGGGGCTGTCGAAATGATTGTCTGCGCCAAGGCCCTCCAAACCGGGACTGTGCCGCCTACAATCAACTACGAAGTGCCCGACCCGGAATGCGACCTGGATTACGTGCCCAACACGGCGCGTCAACTGAAGCTCGATGTGGCTGTGAACAACTCTTTCGGCTTCGGCGGCCACAATGCCACATTGGTTGCGAAGAAATTCTTGGGATAGTGTCAGGGTCGATCCTGGGTTCCGCGAAGTTTTTGGCTTCTCGGAGCACAGGATTAGTTTGATTCTAAGGGGCACAACTCCTTCGGAGTTGAGGCCGATGCGCTCAGATTACCCAGGGTAGCTCGTTCCTAGCAACCCTGGGCTGGAGGGCAAAATCCCTTCGGGATTTTCGGCGACCCTGTGGAATGGACTACACCCAGAGGAATCCCTCTCCCCATCCGAAGGGGTTCCCCGAAGGGAAGAGGGAGAAATCCTCGGCAGATTACGTTTGTAGCGCATGTTGCAGGCTCCGCTGTATCTGTTTTAGCTGTTGTTCAATTGTTCAACTGCCGGGCATCACGAAACAGTAGGCATCGTACCGCAGCTCGGTCCAGGCCAATTCCGGCAGCGGTTGGCCGGGAAAGAGAGGAATGGCGACGGGTTTGAATTGAATCCGAACTCGGATTTCGGAGCGGTTTTGGGTGAGCCGCAGCGGAACGAGGAATTCATCATCACGGAAGCGGCGATTGGATGTTTCAACAATGTGTTGCGCTAGTCCCAGTTCATCTTTGGGGTTGGAATAAACGCAGGTGCTGCTCCCGGCCAAATACCAAACCCCGGCCAGCTTGAACTTGCCGGCAAGCCGGCCATCGGTGGTCCGGGCGACGAAGACCTCGGCGCGTTGATTGGAGAATTGATAATCCAATTTGCGCCGCAGCAGAACGCCAAAATTGTGGGGCTCGATTTTGAGATTAAACTCAGAAATCCCTGTGGTTTTGCGGGCGATATCGGTGGTTGCAGGATAAATCTCTTTGCCGTGCAGGGTATCGACGCCCCACTCATAGCGTGAGGTAATCTCGTAAGGGGCCGAGGCCTGGGGTGACAGGTAACCATGCGCCTGTTCGCTCGTCGAGTCTCCGATCTTCAATTCATCAGTTTTAACGAGCGAGGGACGATTGACGCCGTACCAATAAGTCACGGTTTGGTAATGCTCGGTCGAGTCGTCCTGGCCGCCGTGTTCCAGGCAGATGCGAGCATTCCTGCCGAAGGGCATCAGGTCAGCCAATAAAAAGCGATAAGCCGATTCGATCTCATCCTCGGCGCATTTAGCCTCTTTGGCATTGGGCGCGCCTGTGGGATGCCCGGCAAAGGGCAGCGTCATGTTCCGGCCGCCCCAGTAGTCGCCTCCGCCGCACCATTCTTCGGTGCCGGTGCCCTGGACCTGGGGCGTCTGGCTGTCATCGAAGAAGAAGCGCGGGTCGCCTTCGAGGGTGTTAAGCACCGCGCGATCCGAGAAGATGAAAGAAGTGCCGACGAGATGCCCGGACCACTCTCCGCCGCCTTCAACCTGGCGAGTGTCCAGCAGGACCAGGTCGCGGCCAGGTGTGGGATTGGGGTGGTCGCGATAAGTCGCATGGAAGCAAGAGACAGCAAGTGGCGAGTCTCTCAAGGGTTCATAGCGGATAGACCAATGCACCGACAGAGGATGTTCAGATTCATTCACCAATTCGATTCGGGCGGCAGAGAAAAAAGGCATGGGAAAGAAACACGAGAGAAGAACCGAGCGAGAATCAAACCGGACATTCACCGGGAATGCTTTGACCAGATATTCCCGATTGTCCCTGTTATAAAGCGTGCCCGCTCCGAAAAAGAGCGCTATAGGCGCATCCACTGAGGGGTAGGGCGCATCATCCCACGTGATGCGCAGATGCGCGCGACCGAAATCGAGGGCCTGCTCGCGCGATACCGAAAACTGCAAGGCACGAATCATCCCAGGGGCGTCCCGCAGGTCTAAAATGCGAAGCGTGGCCTTTGATAGGAGTTGGTTGTCTTGGGATTGTTCTTTGAGCTGGAGGCGGCGTCCTTCTTTCGAATCGGCTTGGGGAACAAGGTCGGCGCCGGAACGGGAGAGCAATTCGAGCACGCCGGCTTCCGGGCGCCGGCGTTCGGACCAGGAACCGATGGGACGTGACAACTTGGCGCCAGGGACGTACTGCTGATAAATATAGTAACCGGTGCCATAATGAGTCTGGGAATAAGCCATCCGAAAGGTTTTACTGAAAGAAATGGGTACCCAGGACAAATCTGCGCCCTTGGTGAATGACCAGGTCCAGGTTAGCGGATTCGGGAAGGCTTGTTCGGGCAAAAAGATGGACCCAGGAACAGGGTTAAGCGGGTTTGCTGTGGTGGTTTCCTGGATTACATGGTCCGCTCCATCAACCTCATAATGCCATGGGCTGCCGTGCCAATGGTTGTAGCGGACGAAGTAGAGGATTCCTGGCCCCTGCAGGTCCAAGGTGACGTTGCGGTCGCCGGCTAATTGATAAAGGAAGTGGCTGGCGTCGGCGCCTTCATTTCCGCCGCGCCGGTCATAGGTGCTGCGCATATAGGCGCGGGCGCCGATGCGCTGGTAGGGCCAGCGCTCCCAAAGGCGGTAGGCATCTGTCCCGATGGGGATAAGGGGCGGTTCGCCTGCCCGGCCAGGCGCACCTGAAAGAAGCAAGAGCAACAGAAAGCTCACTCGTTTCTGGCAGCCAGGAATCGTTCGACCTCGATGGCCGCCGCACAGCCTTGGCCGGCGGCAGTGACTGCCTGGCGATAGACACGGTCGGCGCAATCCCCGGCGACAAATACTCCGGGCACATTCGTCGCTGTGCCCCGCTTGGGTAGAATGTAACCGTCGGCGTCCATATCGATAACGCCCTTAAAAAGTTGCGTGCTGGGTATATGGCCGATGGCAACAAACACACCCGCGGCATCGACCGTGCTTTGGCTGCCGGTTTTGACATCCTTGAGGCGCACGCCCGTCACGGTTCCCTGTTGAACATCCAGCACCTCGGTAACGACGGAATTCCAAATCGGTTTGATCTTCGGGTTGGATAAGGCACGCTCAACCATAATCTTGGAGGCGCGCAGGGCATCCCGGCGATGGACGAGGTGCACTGTCGAGCCGAAACGAGTCAGATACATCGCCTCTTCACAGGCGGAATCGCCACCGCCGACAACCACCAAAGGTTTGTTGCGGAACCTGGGCAGGGCACCGTCGCAGGTGGCGCAATAGGTGACGCCTTTGTTCTCGAGCTTGAGCTCGCTCTCGAGTTCGAGGTGCCGGTGAGCGGCCCCACTGGCGATGATGAGGGTGTCGGTTTCTACGCGTTGGCCATCGACCGTAAGGGCAAAAGGCCGGCGACCTAAATCGGCGGCCTCGAGGACGCCGAATTGCACACGGCCGCCGAAGCGTTCGGCTTGTTTCTGCATCCGGACCATGAGTTCGTAACCGTCAATCCCTTCGGGGAATCCGGGATAATTCTCGACAACGGTGGTGGTGGTGAGCAAGCCGCCCGGCTGGCGGCCAGAGATAACCAAGGGACGCAGATTGGCCCGCGCCGCATACAAGGCAGCAGTCAGGCCGGCGCATCCGGAGCCGATGATGACGAGTTTTTCCATATCCGGGAGCCGAAAGCTAGGTGTTGGAGTGGAGCTTGGCAAGAGCGGTTACTGATGGTGGGGTGGACAGAGGGACCTCTGCGATGGCGCGACAGCGCGGCGAGTCGGAAGGGGGGAGAAGGTCCGGCAGCACACTTACACATGATTTGCTCGTTGCGGTTAGCCGCCATTTTTGGTCCTGCGCCAGCGGCTTAAACGCCAGAAGAGGAGGCCAAAGAAAATGGCGCCGCAGGTGTTGACGCCTGTGGTGTAGCCCAGTTTGTAGCTCACACCAGTGTTATTTTGAGAGTAGATGGTCACGTTCCGCCCGACCAGCAGGTTCGGGAGCGACATCGGCATCAATGCGCCCTGTAAGACTCCCCGGGTGAAGCCGGCGGGGCGCGATGAGCGGTCAAACGAGGCGGACAGACGATTCAGAACCGCCCCAATTGCAAAGGCCAAGAGGACAACCAACAACAAACGTTGGAGAGCCCTCCACCAGCGCACCCGCGAGCCGGTTTGGATTTTTATGTCAGTCATCTGTCTCAGCCAAAGAGCATGTTTTCCAAAAGCGGGGAGAGGCAAGGAGAATGTTTTGGAAAGTATGAAGGAGGAATTATGAGGGATGAAAGGCTCCATCGAGGCAGGAACGGATGGTGTCCAGCAGGCGCGATGGGTTGCAAGGTTTAGCCAAAAATCGGGCATTGATGCGCCGGACGAACTCGGTATTTGTGCCGAGTAAATCGCCGCTATAGCCGCTCATAAAAGCGACTTTGAGCCCGGGCTTCTCGAGGAGCAGTCGTTCGGCCAATTCGCGACCGGTAACGCCGCCCGGCATCACCACATCCGTCAACAACAGGTCCAGTTCCTTGGCGCGGGAGAGCCAAAGCCGGAGCGCCTCGGCCCCGGAAGGGGCCTCGAGCACCCGATAGCCGTGCTTTTCCAGAATCCGAAGTGTCAAGGCGCGAACCGAGTCGTCGTCTTCGACCAGCAAAATGGTTTCCGTTCCGCCCGGCGGTTTTGTTTGGGTCGGCTCTTCCTGCGGTTGAGTCACCGGAGCGTCCACACCTGGGAGGAAGACGCGGAAAGTGGAACCGACGCCCGGCTGGGTGTTGACATCGAGCCAGCCCTGGTGCTGGGCGACGATGCCATAAACGGTAGCCAGACCAAGACCGGTGCCTTTGCCGGCCACTTTGGTGGTGAAAAAGGGCTCGAATATCCTGGGTAAATGCTCCGGGGCAATGCCGGTGCCCGAGTCACGCACAGTGAGGACGGCGAACTGCCCGGGGCGGGCCTCGGCATGGCTGGAAAGGGAGTCCTCGGTGAAGGCCGCCGATTCAGTGGCAATGACGAGCTGGCCGCCTTTGGGCATGGCATCACGGGCATTGACGACAAGGTTGACCAGCACTTGCTCGATCATGCCCGCATCGGCGCGGATGGCAGGAAGCCGGGCTGCATAGGTGCATTGCAATTGAATGTCCTCACCGATAATGCGCTTGAGCATTTTGGTGAGGTTGCCCACGACATCATTGAGGTCCAGGACCTGGGGCTGCATGACCTGTTTGCGGCTGAAGGTAAGCAATTGGCGGGTGAGGTTGGCGGCCCGCTCCGCCGCTGTGGTAAGCTGTCCCAGGCACTCGACATTCTCACTGTTGAGATGGGCTGGTTCCATGAGAATCAATTCAGCATTGCCACGGATAACGGCGAGGAGATTGTTGAAATCGTGAGCAATGCCCCCGGCCAATTTGCCAATGGCGTCCATTTTCTGGGCCTGGCGCAGTTGCTCTTCGAGTTCCTTGCGCTGGCCGATGTCCTGTTTGATAGCGATGTAATGGGTGATGATGCCGCTCTCATTGCGAACCGGGGTGATGGTCATCTCCTCGCTATAGAGGCTGCCGTCCTTCCGTTTGTTGATTATCTCTCCGCGCCAAACTTTCCCTGAACTAATTGTTCCCCAGAGCACGCGGTAAAACTCCGGCCCATGCTCGCCGGACTTGAGGACGCTGACGTTTTTTCCGACGAGGTCCTGGGAGTTGTAGCCGGTGAGCCGGGTGAGGGCGGTGTTGTGCCACAAAACGGTTCCCTGTGGATTGGTAATGAGAATCCCATTGGCGGCGGATTCGAGGGCGGCGCCCTGGAGTTGGAGCTCTTCACGCTGCGCAAAGAACTCGGTTGCGAAGGCGAGGTCGTTAGCCAGTTGTTCGAGCAGTTTGATGTCTTCGGAATCAAAGCAGTGCGCTTCGGCGCTATAGAGAGCCAGGACACCATTGGGGCCGCTTTTGAAGCGTAATGGAAAGGCAGCAACTGAACGGTATCCATACTCTGCCATGGCTGAACGCCAGGGGGCGACCCGTGGATCGGCCTGCACGTCGTTGCAAACCTGGTATTTTCCCTCTCGAATCGCTGTGCCCGCAGGACCAAGGCCTTCGGGTTGGTCGGCGGCGGTCGAGACCCGCAAGTTCCGAAGGTAACCTGGGTGAAAGCCGAAATGGGCGAGAGGCTTGACCATGCCGGTAGCCAGGTCCGGCGCCCCAACCCAGGCCAATCGGAACAGTCCGGCTTTGACGGCAATGCGGCAGGCCTGCTGATAAAGGACCTCGGGCGAAGGCGAACGAACAATTAGTTCATTGATTTTGCTCAGGACCGAATAAAGCCGGTTCAGACGCAGAATGCGTTCGGAGGCACGTTTATGCTGGAGGGCATTGGCCAAAACCTGGCCTGTCATGGCCAATAATCCCACGTCATCTTCGCTCCACAACCGTTCCTCACGGGTAGTGTCCAATGTCAAAACCCCGATGAGCGAATCTCCGTAAACCAGCGGGGCGGCCAAAAGTGATTTTATCTGGAGTGCATGAAAAAGCTCTCGTTCGGCCTGTGCCTCAGGGGGCAAATCCTGCATGTCGGGCAGGTTGACCAGCTCGGAGCTGGTAAACTTGTCCTTAAACCAGGAGAACGGTTGGGAGGCGAAGACATTGAGCCGGGCGATGTGGGTAGCAACGCCCTTTGCGGACCATTGGTGTGTGTTCTGTGCGGTGCGGGAGTCTGGGGTTAAGCAATAGAGACAAGAGTGGTCGGCGCCGGTGAAGGTGCCGATAATTTCCAGAGCGCGTCCAATGGCGGTGTCTGTTTGGCGCGGAGGCAGGTTGATGAAGCTGGCGGACAAGGTGGAGACGAGCTTATCTCTCTCGGCGCGATGGAGGAGGGATTCCTGGGCCTGGATTCGGTCGAGGGCGCCGCCGCAGTGATCGGCCAGGGCTTGCAGGGTTTCGAGGCTATGCTGATCGTAGGCGGCAGAGGTGTAGCTTTGAATCGATAGAATGCCAATGACACTTGCGCCGCTTTTGACGGGCACAAACAAAAGGGATGCGGAAGGCCGCGTGACGTCGCCAAAAGGCACGGCATCAGGCAGCAGGCGGCCGGCTTGTGTGCGCAAGAGCAGTTGGCCACCCTGTTGGAGAACGCGGCGCACCAGCGGGGATGGCGGTTTCTGATGAAAGGCCGGAAACTCAGCCAGATTCTCCGCGCGCCGCCCATTGACAACATCTGCGCTCAGCACGCTCCGAAGGACATCTTGCTGCGCTGAATAAAGAGAAAAGCTGCAAGAATCCCAGCCAAGCAACTTGTCTGCAACATCCACAATGATTTGTGCGGCGGCCCGGGCCGTTTTGGCCACCGCAAGGCGGTGGCCCAATTGGGAGAAGGCCTCGATGCGCGCCTCGACGCCGTTGGTGGCTTTGAGCAAAGGCTGTGCGGAGGAAGCGCCGCGCGGAGTTCGGCGGCCAATGTTCCTGCTTAGGGCAGCGGTTATGCCCGGGAAGGGCTGCTTGGGTTTCGGAGGGCGTCTGAGCTTCATGGCGGTTGGGTGCTTGCCGCCGGCGTGGGCTCGAGCGCATCGATTTCGCTTTTGAGCTTGTTGAAACAATCCGGACAATAGCTGTGGGTGAAGCGGGCGTCGGTGTGCTCGGCAACAAAGGTTTCGACCTGATGCCAATAATTCTGGTCATCCCGCACCTTTTTGCAGAGGCAGCAGATGGGAAGCATGCCGGCCAATTGCTTTACCTGCGATTGGAGGCTCAAGATGCGTTCAGCCACCACCAGCCGGGCGGCCAGAACCTCTTGATCAAATGGTTTGGTAATAAAGTCATCTGCCCCGGCGGCCATGCCATCGAGGTAGCTGGATTTTCCGCCCACCATCGTCAGCAAGATGAAGTAAGTATAATGAGAACGATTGGCTTGGCGTATCCGCCGGCACAAGTCCAGTCCGTCTATCTCCGGCATGAGCATGTCCGAGATAACTACGGGCACACTGCCTTTATCGAAAAGGGTTAAGGCCTCCAGACCATCGGCGGCCAGGGTGACTGCATGGCCGAGCCGTTTCAGGCTTCTCTCGAGGGCCATCCTGCAAAT from Verrucomicrobiia bacterium includes:
- a CDS encoding DUF4126 domain-containing protein → METIASICLGIGLSAACGFRVFVPLLMMSLAGLSGHIYPAPGFEWIGSYPALVAFSVATCLEIAAYYIPWVDHLLDTIASPAAVIAGILVSASLFTDVSPFLRWTLAIIAGGGAAGLVQGTTVMARGASGISTAGLANPIVSTVELAGAILTSLLTLIAPVLAVLLMAMLLLVLGLKWFRSHRPQPGPAKPGIP
- the trxB gene encoding thioredoxin-disulfide reductase, which produces MEKLVIIGSGCAGLTAALYAARANLRPLVISGRQPGGLLTTTTVVENYPGFPEGIDGYELMVRMQKQAERFGGRVQFGVLEAADLGRRPFALTVDGQRVETDTLIIASGAAHRHLELESELKLENKGVTYCATCDGALPRFRNKPLVVVGGGDSACEEAMYLTRFGSTVHLVHRRDALRASKIMVERALSNPKIKPIWNSVVTEVLDVQQGTVTGVRLKDVKTGSQSTVDAAGVFVAIGHIPSTQLFKGVIDMDADGYILPKRGTATNVPGVFVAGDCADRVYRQAVTAAGQGCAAAIEVERFLAARNE
- the acpP gene encoding acyl carrier protein encodes the protein MAEKSIEQRVKDIIVEQLGVNPDQVTPDAKFIEDLGADSLDTVELVMALEEEFGHEIPDEQAEKLQSVGDVIKYIEDQQQK
- a CDS encoding DUF2961 domain-containing protein — its product is MSFLLLLLLSGAPGRAGEPPLIPIGTDAYRLWERWPYQRIGARAYMRSTYDRRGGNEGADASHFLYQLAGDRNVTLDLQGPGILYFVRYNHWHGSPWHYEVDGADHVIQETTTANPLNPVPGSIFLPEQAFPNPLTWTWSFTKGADLSWVPISFSKTFRMAYSQTHYGTGYYIYQQYVPGAKLSRPIGSWSERRRPEAGVLELLSRSGADLVPQADSKEGRRLQLKEQSQDNQLLSKATLRILDLRDAPGMIRALQFSVSREQALDFGRAHLRITWDDAPYPSVDAPIALFFGAGTLYNRDNREYLVKAFPVNVRFDSRSVLLSCFFPMPFFSAARIELVNESEHPLSVHWSIRYEPLRDSPLAVSCFHATYRDHPNPTPGRDLVLLDTRQVEGGGEWSGHLVGTSFIFSDRAVLNTLEGDPRFFFDDSQTPQVQGTGTEEWCGGGDYWGGRNMTLPFAGHPTGAPNAKEAKCAEDEIESAYRFLLADLMPFGRNARICLEHGGQDDSTEHYQTVTYWYGVNRPSLVKTDELKIGDSTSEQAHGYLSPQASAPYEITSRYEWGVDTLHGKEIYPATTDIARKTTGISEFNLKIEPHNFGVLLRRKLDYQFSNQRAEVFVARTTDGRLAGKFKLAGVWYLAGSSTCVYSNPKDELGLAQHIVETSNRRFRDDEFLVPLRLTQNRSEIRVRIQFKPVAIPLFPGQPLPELAWTELRYDAYCFVMPGS
- the fabF gene encoding beta-ketoacyl-ACP synthase II, which codes for MPSNWTERRVVVTGLGVVSALGNEVESFWKRLVGGECGIDRIGSFDASGFDTQIAAEVKQFDPAPAFPSPKEVRRTDRFSQFGVYAGWQAIRDSGLDLDRINRDEAGVFIGSGIGGLETVTEQHTILLERGPGRLSPFMIPMLISNMASGLFSMYHHLRGPNFATCSACATANHALGEAWRTIKMGDAQIMFAGGAEATVVPIGIGGFCAMRAMSTRNSDPKHASRPFDKERDGFVMGEGAGVVVLEELEHAKARGARIYCELAGYGNTADAHHLTAPAPSGEGAARCMRMGLRNAGLNPADVSYINAHGTSTPQGDIAETQAVKTVFGEYARKVAVSSTKGATGHMLGAAGAVEMIVCAKALQTGTVPPTINYEVPDPECDLDYVPNTARQLKLDVAVNNSFGFGGHNATLVAKKFLG
- the fabG gene encoding 3-oxoacyl-[acyl-carrier-protein] reductase produces the protein MSQLANHVAIVTGAGRGIGRAIALKFAAEGADIACVSRTAENSDKVANEVRALGRRAWPLAIDVADAKAVSAAAETVLAEAGRVDILVNNAGVTRDGLLMRMSDADWDLVLNTNLKGAFLFTRALTRAFLKQRSGRIINISSVVGLMGNAGQCNYAASKAALIGFTKSVARELASRGITANAVAPGFIETDMTAALNAQAREQVLKSIPLGGFGQPEDIAQAALFLAGSAGRYVTGQVLTVDGGMAM
- a CDS encoding YbhB/YbcL family Raf kinase inhibitor-like protein, whose protein sequence is MKVAMAFGMALVIAAVGTVWAQKPEKSTMQLTSAAFTEGEAIPVKYTCEGKNVSPPLAWSGVPAGARSLALIADDPDAPSGTWVHWVVYGLPGDAKELAEDLPKGQYIADGAKQGLNDFKHLGYGGPCPPPGKAHHYFFKLYALDTPLDLKPGATKSDLERAIQEHILAEGQLMGTYKRK
- the fabD gene encoding ACP S-malonyltransferase, which encodes MTKTALLFAGQGAQTAGMGGDLARVFPSARAWFERANAALGYDLAAICFEGPEAELTKTENAQPGIFVVSWVALQLLQEGPKPLEFQATAGLSLGEFTALSAAGALSFEDGLRIVRQRGRFMQEACEATQGGMAAIIGLDEKQTREICDEAGVVLANLNCPGQLVISGPVQQVARACELAKAKGARRALPLAVAGAYHSPLMAGAQARLQIQLQGQLFNSPRVPVISNVTARPHEGPEAIRARLTEQVTASVRWEESMRYLLGDGFTRFIELGPGTALSGFLWRIDKTAHVLNVADVASLESTLKALET